One genomic window of Medicago truncatula cultivar Jemalong A17 chromosome 1, MtrunA17r5.0-ANR, whole genome shotgun sequence includes the following:
- the LOC11416262 gene encoding uncharacterized protein isoform X2, with amino-acid sequence MSMLSRAKGQPGLFSGVNKTLNTETHFPRDKYGSYVYGLPTIASNEAQGNNGIQRYIPDESIDTKVSQQNQANQETDEAREEDMEIGYDESPPTPTYEGLEQRFIDEIMKLVQDRSDKEDAEFARHNERIVEINTEFQEKLSSLRALQETRREEFLRKEAQARLNQDQHVKRNRYPAIKVEDANGYLSPSTTFIAREATSSSRFHGLTEYNKYVGDPKECLTTTSNGMQTTQRNETRVPLPPGRVYKNSSVNN; translated from the exons ATGAGCATGCTTAGTAGAGCTAAGG GCCAGCCAGGCTTGTTTTCTGGTGTGAACAAGACGTTAAATACAGAGACACATTTTCCGAGAGATAAATATGGATCATATGTATATGGCTTGCCCACTATTGCATCTAATGAAG CTCAAGGGAATAACGGGATACAACGCTACATTCCAGATGAATCAATTGACACCAAAGTCAGTCAGCAGAACCAAGCCAACCAAGAAACGGATGAGGCTCGTGAGGAAGACATGGAAATAGGATATGACGAAAGCCCACCAACGCCAACTTACGAGGGTCTTGAACAGAGATTTATTGACGAGATCATGAAACTAGTTCAGGACCGAAGTGATAAAGAGGATGCAGAATTTGCAAGGCACAATGAG AGAATAGTTGAGATAAACACGGAGTTCCAGGAAAAGTTATCTTCCCTGAGAGCTCTTCAAGAAACTCGGAGAGAAGAGTTTCTTCGTAAGGAAGCACAGGCAAGATTGAATCAGGATCAGCATGTTAAAAGGAACCGCTACCCCGCCATAAAGGTGGAAGATGCTAATGGATATTTAAGTCCTTCAACTACATTCATTGCTAGAGAAGCAACTAGCAGTAGTAGGTTTCATGGTCTTACCGAGTATAATAAATATGTTGGAGATCCAAAAGAGTGTTTAACAACAACTTCAAATGGGATGCAAACAACTCAAAGGAATGAGACAAGGGTTCCATTGCCCCCTGGTCGTGTTTACAAGAACAGTTCTGTAAATAACtag
- the LOC11422934 gene encoding nuclear pore complex protein NUP1 isoform X1, translated as MATEGKEKNLYEGGTGGKFRKRPFRKTQTTPYDRPPAALRNPNSNNNGWISKLVDPAHRLITHGAHSLFSSLLRKRLPPPPPAPNSSGMEQETGQHNHQEEAVEMEQEMRQENHQEESVAKESSGNQQRAVGESNVQVNCSDSDQGGLTELEKLLKQKIFTRSEIDHLTALMQSRTVDVAVRGEEKRSEMVPSEPILPSGQKEEYPKTPTVENGIENHLALTQPVTSSVPIEDVASPVELAKAYMGSRHPNVSTSMLGVRYPARGEDTTPLKSEKSPFKSPTMSIVPRATRHTAIHENGFVTPRPRGRSAIYSMARTPYTRIYPTSTLKGGGLAVHGEPSSSTQSAMDYAMFSGSTQGGIKRRNLAVDNNIGSVGPIRRVRQKSNLLYSKGSSSPLSGSALSVYRNGLGIDAAQQPSSSLHKPVLLDEVKHKSEENVSGTKSSMSFPPSSSKSSEMATKILQQLDKIGSPREKSSESRLPVVSDSSSMKLSPSMLRGQALRSMEMVDAFKLPDNLQGNNLDGTFGNLTSSAQNQKSISHRDKGENGPLKLVASSNESVPIVTTTETTKSRNQVLSSDNSFMMKSVSNPTQKKRAFHMSAHENSLDLGDNAYRAVSFSSAEKETKSSTVIEDKVSSGSEAIAHESPSTSSVVLPSTRFTIDAQAHVKTTDGGAHVKTTVATVAVTAPTITTFGSDKPALSNGSTANPSLFNFANKNISSAELSTSVASSKEIAKSAPVFGLEKVDPSKEAGGPSVNFDTKQNVFKVPPIPFTASSSVGGESTPKFGASFDSQPGGSISFTTVAGSTGSMQKVRESDSGDANKNTGFSVGASELAVSSAASTSLLTPPNSIFKFGHSSNQNNGSLGSGPSFSSSFPSLISNNFSNSSNQNNGSLASGPSFSSSVPSLVSNNFSNSSSSLSASGGINSTSASTGISMITPALAASSNNCSSSSTPVVATSSSTTSLFKFGSSPVTSAGLSVSSSGSKPLETGNRQDAGISSFSSTAFGSSSAAVGSTASAIFGFSSSAMTTGASQSQSSFGAGSGSLFGAQASPPAGIFTTSTQTQSVQSFASSPLFGSTGKTDISSGSSLFPSLSSATNTSFSSGSSMFPSSSTTNIFNSSTTFGLGTSASSLAVNSSSGTGSSLFGASGWQPSNSLFGSTFSSSPSSGFGTSSTTVASTSSPMFASTTSASAPQFSFTSAVASTSTQPAFGSPNPVFAFGSAPVNNDQMSMVDSMAEDSVQATPPMSPMFGQQPAPVQSNFVFGASTQSGTSPFQFASQQNIASQVSAPSGTSPFQFASQQNIPPQNPSPFQASGSLEFNAGGGGSFSLGSGGGDKSGRKIIKVKHRNRKK; from the exons ATGGCGACGGAAGGGAAGGAGAAGAATTTATACGAAGGTGGAACCGGTGGCAAGTTCCGTAAACGTCCCTTCCGCAAAACTCAAACGACGCCGTACGATCGTCCTCCGGCAGCACTCAGAAACCCTAACAGCAACAACAATGGTTGGATTTCGAAGCTTGTTGATCCTGCTCACAGACTCATCACTCATGGCGCTCACTCTCTCTTCTCATCTCTTCTCCGCAAGCGTCTTCCTCCTCCCCCTCCCGCTCCCAATTCTTCAG GGATGGAACAAGAAACGGGGCAGCACAATCACCAAGAAGAAGCTGTAGAAATGGAACAAGAAATGAGACAGGAGAATCATCAAGAAGAATCT GTTGCAAAAGAATCTTCTGGCAATCAACAAAGAGCAGTTGGTGAAAGTAATGTTCAAGTTAATTGTTCTGACTCGGATCAAGGTGGATTGACCGAACTTGAGAAACTATTGAAGCAGAAGATTTTCACCAG GTCTGAGATTGATCATTTGACAGCACTTATGCAGTCAAGGACTGTAGATGTAGCTGTTAGGGGAGAAGAGAAGAGGTCAGAAATGGTTCCCTCAGAACCAATATTACCTTCTGGACAAAAGGAAGAATATCCCAAAACACCAACCGTAGAAAATGGGATTGAAAACCATCTTGCATTAACTCAACCTGTTACTTCCAGT GTTCCTATTGAGGATGTTGCTTCACCTGTAGAGCTTGCCAAAGCTTACATGGGGAGCAGGCATCCCAATGTATCCACATCAATGCTGGGCGTGCGATATCCTGCTCGTGGAGAAGACACAACTCctctaaaaagtgaaaaatctCCGTTTAAATCCCCTACTATGTCGATTGTGCCAAGGGCTACTAGGCATACTGCAATTCATGAAAACGGTTTTGTGACCCCAAGACCTCGTGGCAGATCTGCAATTTATAGTATGGCTCGTACACCGTATACCAGAATTTATCCAACCTCTACCCTCAAG GGTGGAGGGCTTGCTGTTCATGGCGAGCCTTCATCTTCAACCCAATCTGCAATGGATTATGCCATGTTTTCTGGATCTACACAAGGG GGGATAAAGCGTAGAAATTTAGCAGTGGATAATAATATAGGATCTGTTGGTCCTATCCGCCGAGTCCGTCAAAAGTCTAATCTTCTATATTCCAAAGGCTCCAGCTCACCTCTTTCTGGCAGTGCTCTATCTGTCTATAGGAACGGATTGGGTATTGATGCTGCTCAGCAACCTTCATCTTCCTTGCATAAGCCTGTTCTGCTAGATGAAGTTAAGCACAAGTCTGAAGAAAATGTGAGTGGAACTAAGTCCAGCATGAGCTTTCCCCCTTCCTCCTCAAAATCCAGTGAGATGGCTACAAAAATTTTGCAGCAACTTGATAAAATAGGTTCTCCCAGAGAAAAATCATCTGAATCAAGGCTACCAGTTGTGAGTGATAGTTCATCAATGAAGTTGTCACCTTCAATGCTACGCGGACAGGCTCTTCGAAGCATGGAAATGGTAGATGCGTTTAAATTGCCGGACAATTTACAAGGTAATAATTTGGATGGCACATTTGGAAATTTGACTTCCAGTGCTCAGAATCAGAAGTCAATTTCACATAGAGATAAGGGTGAAAATGGTCCATTGAAACTTGTTGCTTCTTCCAATGAATCAGTTCCTATTGTAACCACTACAGAGACCACAAAGTCAAGGAATCAAGTCTTGTCTAGTGATAATTCTTTTATGATGAAATCAGTTTCTAACCCTACACAAAAGAAGCGGGCATTCCATATGAGTGCACACGAG AATTCTCTGGACCTGGGTGATAATGCTTATAGAGCCGTCTCTTTTTCTTCTGcggaaaaagaaacaaaaagctCCACTGTTATTGAGGATAAAGTTTCTTCTGGTTCTGAAGCCATTGCACATGAAAGTCCCTCAACATCATCTGTGGTGTTGCCATCCACAAGGTTTACGATAGATGCTCAAGCTCATGTTAAGACAACTGATGGTGGGGCTCATGTTAAGACAACTGTGGCTACAGTTGCAGTTACAGCACCTACAATAACAACCTTTGGTTCCGACAAGCCTGCTTTATCAAATGGGTCAACTGCTAATCcttctttgtttaattttgCTAATAAGAATATCTCGTCAGCGGAGTTATCAACTTCTGTTGCTTCATCAAAGGAGATAGCCAAATCAGCTCCGGTATTTGGTTTGGAGAAGGTTGATCCGTCAAAGGAGGCTGGTGGTCCATCAGTAAACTTTGACACCAAGCAAAATGTTTTCAAGGTTCCACCAATCCCGTTTACTGCTTCATCATCAGTTGGTGGTGAGTCTACTCCAAAATTTGGTGCTTCTTTTGACTCTCAGCCGGGAGGCTCAATCAG TTTTACTACTGTTGCTGGTTCAACTGGTTCTATGCAAAAAGTTCGTGAATCTGATAGTGGTGATGCTAATAAAAATACTGGATTTTCTGTTGGGGCATCAGAACTAGCTGTTTCATCTGCAGCATCAACATCATTGTTGACACCACCAAATAGTATATTCAAATTTGGCCATAgttcaaatcaaaataatgGGTCTCTTGGTTCAGGCCcttcattctcttcttcctttCCATCTCTCATATCAAATAACTTTAGCAACAgttcaaatcaaaataatgGGTCCCTTGCTTCAGGCCCTTCATTCTCTTCTTCCGTTCCATCTCTTGTATCAAATAACTTTAGCAACAGTAGCTCGTCCCTTTCTGCAAGCGGTGGCATTAATTCCACTTCTGCTTCCACTGGAATTAGCATGATAACTCCTGCCCTTGCTGCATCAAGTAATAACTGTTCCTCTTCCTCCACCCCAGTGGTGGCAACTTCGTCTTCAACAACTTCCCTTTTCAAATTTGGTTCCTCTCCTGTCACATCAGCAGGTTTATCTGTATCATCTTCTGGCTCAAAACCACTGGAAACTGGGAACAGGCAAGATGCAGGAATCAGTAGTTTTAGCAGCACTGCATTTGGTAGTTCATCTGCTGCAGTTGGAAGCACAGCAAGTGCCATTTTTGGGTTCAGCTCTTCAGCAATGACAACTGGAGCTAGCCAGTCTCAGAGTTCTTTCGGTGCTGGCAGTGGTTCTCTGTTTGGTGCCCAAGCTTCTCCTCCTGCCGGTATATTTACAACTTCTACTCAGACCCAGTCAGTTCAATCATTTGCATCATCCCCATTGTTTGGGTCGACTGGTAAGACAGATATTTCTTCGGGGAGTTCTTTGTTTCCTTCTTTAAGTTCTGCCACaaatacatctttttcttctggGAGTTCGATGTTTCCTTCAAGTTCTACCACTAACATTTTCAACTCCAGTACAACTTTTGGACTCGGCACATCTGCTTCCTCTTTGGCAGTCAACTCTAGTAGTGGTACAGGCTCTAGTTTATTTGGGGCTTCTGGTTGGCAGCCCAGCAATTCTCTATTTGGTTCCACATTTAGTTCATCACCTTCGTCCGGGTTTGGAACATCCAGTACTACTGTTGCTTCCACCAGCTCACCCATGTTTGCCTCCACGACCAGTGCATCAGCTCCTCAGTTTTCATTCACTTCAGCTGTGGCTTCCACCTCCACACAGCCTGCTTTTGGAAGCCCTAACCCTGTCTTTGCTTTTGGTTCAGCTCCAGTTAATAATGATCAGATGAGTATGGTGGACAGTATGGCTGAGGACAGTGTTCAAGCGACTCCACCTATGAGTCCTATGTTTGGTCAACAACCTGCCCCTGTTCAATCAAATTTTGTATTCGGAGCATCCACTCAGTCAGGAACCAGTCCTTTCCAGTTTGCAAGTCAACAGAACATTGCTTCACAGGTATCCGCTCCCTCAGGAACCAGTCCTTTCCAGTTTGCTAGTCAACAGAACATTCCTCCACAGAACCCTTCTCCATTCCAGGCTTCTGGCAGTCTGGAATTTAATGCAGGAGGAGGAGGGAGTTTCTCATTGGGCTCAGGTGGTGGTGATAAGTCTGGTCGAAAAATTATTAAAGTCAAACATAGAAACCGTAAGAAGTAA
- the LOC11422934 gene encoding nuclear pore complex protein NUP1 isoform X2: MQSRTVDVAVRGEEKRSEMVPSEPILPSGQKEEYPKTPTVENGIENHLALTQPVTSSVPIEDVASPVELAKAYMGSRHPNVSTSMLGVRYPARGEDTTPLKSEKSPFKSPTMSIVPRATRHTAIHENGFVTPRPRGRSAIYSMARTPYTRIYPTSTLKGGGLAVHGEPSSSTQSAMDYAMFSGSTQGGIKRRNLAVDNNIGSVGPIRRVRQKSNLLYSKGSSSPLSGSALSVYRNGLGIDAAQQPSSSLHKPVLLDEVKHKSEENVSGTKSSMSFPPSSSKSSEMATKILQQLDKIGSPREKSSESRLPVVSDSSSMKLSPSMLRGQALRSMEMVDAFKLPDNLQGNNLDGTFGNLTSSAQNQKSISHRDKGENGPLKLVASSNESVPIVTTTETTKSRNQVLSSDNSFMMKSVSNPTQKKRAFHMSAHENSLDLGDNAYRAVSFSSAEKETKSSTVIEDKVSSGSEAIAHESPSTSSVVLPSTRFTIDAQAHVKTTDGGAHVKTTVATVAVTAPTITTFGSDKPALSNGSTANPSLFNFANKNISSAELSTSVASSKEIAKSAPVFGLEKVDPSKEAGGPSVNFDTKQNVFKVPPIPFTASSSVGGESTPKFGASFDSQPGGSISFTTVAGSTGSMQKVRESDSGDANKNTGFSVGASELAVSSAASTSLLTPPNSIFKFGHSSNQNNGSLGSGPSFSSSFPSLISNNFSNSSNQNNGSLASGPSFSSSVPSLVSNNFSNSSSSLSASGGINSTSASTGISMITPALAASSNNCSSSSTPVVATSSSTTSLFKFGSSPVTSAGLSVSSSGSKPLETGNRQDAGISSFSSTAFGSSSAAVGSTASAIFGFSSSAMTTGASQSQSSFGAGSGSLFGAQASPPAGIFTTSTQTQSVQSFASSPLFGSTGKTDISSGSSLFPSLSSATNTSFSSGSSMFPSSSTTNIFNSSTTFGLGTSASSLAVNSSSGTGSSLFGASGWQPSNSLFGSTFSSSPSSGFGTSSTTVASTSSPMFASTTSASAPQFSFTSAVASTSTQPAFGSPNPVFAFGSAPVNNDQMSMVDSMAEDSVQATPPMSPMFGQQPAPVQSNFVFGASTQSGTSPFQFASQQNIASQVSAPSGTSPFQFASQQNIPPQNPSPFQASGSLEFNAGGGGSFSLGSGGGDKSGRKIIKVKHRNRKK; the protein is encoded by the exons ATGCAGTCAAGGACTGTAGATGTAGCTGTTAGGGGAGAAGAGAAGAGGTCAGAAATGGTTCCCTCAGAACCAATATTACCTTCTGGACAAAAGGAAGAATATCCCAAAACACCAACCGTAGAAAATGGGATTGAAAACCATCTTGCATTAACTCAACCTGTTACTTCCAGT GTTCCTATTGAGGATGTTGCTTCACCTGTAGAGCTTGCCAAAGCTTACATGGGGAGCAGGCATCCCAATGTATCCACATCAATGCTGGGCGTGCGATATCCTGCTCGTGGAGAAGACACAACTCctctaaaaagtgaaaaatctCCGTTTAAATCCCCTACTATGTCGATTGTGCCAAGGGCTACTAGGCATACTGCAATTCATGAAAACGGTTTTGTGACCCCAAGACCTCGTGGCAGATCTGCAATTTATAGTATGGCTCGTACACCGTATACCAGAATTTATCCAACCTCTACCCTCAAG GGTGGAGGGCTTGCTGTTCATGGCGAGCCTTCATCTTCAACCCAATCTGCAATGGATTATGCCATGTTTTCTGGATCTACACAAGGG GGGATAAAGCGTAGAAATTTAGCAGTGGATAATAATATAGGATCTGTTGGTCCTATCCGCCGAGTCCGTCAAAAGTCTAATCTTCTATATTCCAAAGGCTCCAGCTCACCTCTTTCTGGCAGTGCTCTATCTGTCTATAGGAACGGATTGGGTATTGATGCTGCTCAGCAACCTTCATCTTCCTTGCATAAGCCTGTTCTGCTAGATGAAGTTAAGCACAAGTCTGAAGAAAATGTGAGTGGAACTAAGTCCAGCATGAGCTTTCCCCCTTCCTCCTCAAAATCCAGTGAGATGGCTACAAAAATTTTGCAGCAACTTGATAAAATAGGTTCTCCCAGAGAAAAATCATCTGAATCAAGGCTACCAGTTGTGAGTGATAGTTCATCAATGAAGTTGTCACCTTCAATGCTACGCGGACAGGCTCTTCGAAGCATGGAAATGGTAGATGCGTTTAAATTGCCGGACAATTTACAAGGTAATAATTTGGATGGCACATTTGGAAATTTGACTTCCAGTGCTCAGAATCAGAAGTCAATTTCACATAGAGATAAGGGTGAAAATGGTCCATTGAAACTTGTTGCTTCTTCCAATGAATCAGTTCCTATTGTAACCACTACAGAGACCACAAAGTCAAGGAATCAAGTCTTGTCTAGTGATAATTCTTTTATGATGAAATCAGTTTCTAACCCTACACAAAAGAAGCGGGCATTCCATATGAGTGCACACGAG AATTCTCTGGACCTGGGTGATAATGCTTATAGAGCCGTCTCTTTTTCTTCTGcggaaaaagaaacaaaaagctCCACTGTTATTGAGGATAAAGTTTCTTCTGGTTCTGAAGCCATTGCACATGAAAGTCCCTCAACATCATCTGTGGTGTTGCCATCCACAAGGTTTACGATAGATGCTCAAGCTCATGTTAAGACAACTGATGGTGGGGCTCATGTTAAGACAACTGTGGCTACAGTTGCAGTTACAGCACCTACAATAACAACCTTTGGTTCCGACAAGCCTGCTTTATCAAATGGGTCAACTGCTAATCcttctttgtttaattttgCTAATAAGAATATCTCGTCAGCGGAGTTATCAACTTCTGTTGCTTCATCAAAGGAGATAGCCAAATCAGCTCCGGTATTTGGTTTGGAGAAGGTTGATCCGTCAAAGGAGGCTGGTGGTCCATCAGTAAACTTTGACACCAAGCAAAATGTTTTCAAGGTTCCACCAATCCCGTTTACTGCTTCATCATCAGTTGGTGGTGAGTCTACTCCAAAATTTGGTGCTTCTTTTGACTCTCAGCCGGGAGGCTCAATCAG TTTTACTACTGTTGCTGGTTCAACTGGTTCTATGCAAAAAGTTCGTGAATCTGATAGTGGTGATGCTAATAAAAATACTGGATTTTCTGTTGGGGCATCAGAACTAGCTGTTTCATCTGCAGCATCAACATCATTGTTGACACCACCAAATAGTATATTCAAATTTGGCCATAgttcaaatcaaaataatgGGTCTCTTGGTTCAGGCCcttcattctcttcttcctttCCATCTCTCATATCAAATAACTTTAGCAACAgttcaaatcaaaataatgGGTCCCTTGCTTCAGGCCCTTCATTCTCTTCTTCCGTTCCATCTCTTGTATCAAATAACTTTAGCAACAGTAGCTCGTCCCTTTCTGCAAGCGGTGGCATTAATTCCACTTCTGCTTCCACTGGAATTAGCATGATAACTCCTGCCCTTGCTGCATCAAGTAATAACTGTTCCTCTTCCTCCACCCCAGTGGTGGCAACTTCGTCTTCAACAACTTCCCTTTTCAAATTTGGTTCCTCTCCTGTCACATCAGCAGGTTTATCTGTATCATCTTCTGGCTCAAAACCACTGGAAACTGGGAACAGGCAAGATGCAGGAATCAGTAGTTTTAGCAGCACTGCATTTGGTAGTTCATCTGCTGCAGTTGGAAGCACAGCAAGTGCCATTTTTGGGTTCAGCTCTTCAGCAATGACAACTGGAGCTAGCCAGTCTCAGAGTTCTTTCGGTGCTGGCAGTGGTTCTCTGTTTGGTGCCCAAGCTTCTCCTCCTGCCGGTATATTTACAACTTCTACTCAGACCCAGTCAGTTCAATCATTTGCATCATCCCCATTGTTTGGGTCGACTGGTAAGACAGATATTTCTTCGGGGAGTTCTTTGTTTCCTTCTTTAAGTTCTGCCACaaatacatctttttcttctggGAGTTCGATGTTTCCTTCAAGTTCTACCACTAACATTTTCAACTCCAGTACAACTTTTGGACTCGGCACATCTGCTTCCTCTTTGGCAGTCAACTCTAGTAGTGGTACAGGCTCTAGTTTATTTGGGGCTTCTGGTTGGCAGCCCAGCAATTCTCTATTTGGTTCCACATTTAGTTCATCACCTTCGTCCGGGTTTGGAACATCCAGTACTACTGTTGCTTCCACCAGCTCACCCATGTTTGCCTCCACGACCAGTGCATCAGCTCCTCAGTTTTCATTCACTTCAGCTGTGGCTTCCACCTCCACACAGCCTGCTTTTGGAAGCCCTAACCCTGTCTTTGCTTTTGGTTCAGCTCCAGTTAATAATGATCAGATGAGTATGGTGGACAGTATGGCTGAGGACAGTGTTCAAGCGACTCCACCTATGAGTCCTATGTTTGGTCAACAACCTGCCCCTGTTCAATCAAATTTTGTATTCGGAGCATCCACTCAGTCAGGAACCAGTCCTTTCCAGTTTGCAAGTCAACAGAACATTGCTTCACAGGTATCCGCTCCCTCAGGAACCAGTCCTTTCCAGTTTGCTAGTCAACAGAACATTCCTCCACAGAACCCTTCTCCATTCCAGGCTTCTGGCAGTCTGGAATTTAATGCAGGAGGAGGAGGGAGTTTCTCATTGGGCTCAGGTGGTGGTGATAAGTCTGGTCGAAAAATTATTAAAGTCAAACATAGAAACCGTAAGAAGTAA
- the LOC11416262 gene encoding uncharacterized protein isoform X1, giving the protein MQNNSVTNHLVGQPGLFSGVNKTLNTETHFPRDKYGSYVYGLPTIASNEAQGNNGIQRYIPDESIDTKVSQQNQANQETDEAREEDMEIGYDESPPTPTYEGLEQRFIDEIMKLVQDRSDKEDAEFARHNERIVEINTEFQEKLSSLRALQETRREEFLRKEAQARLNQDQHVKRNRYPAIKVEDANGYLSPSTTFIAREATSSSRFHGLTEYNKYVGDPKECLTTTSNGMQTTQRNETRVPLPPGRVYKNSSVNN; this is encoded by the exons ATGCAAAATAATTCTGTTACAAATCATCTTGTAGGCCAGCCAGGCTTGTTTTCTGGTGTGAACAAGACGTTAAATACAGAGACACATTTTCCGAGAGATAAATATGGATCATATGTATATGGCTTGCCCACTATTGCATCTAATGAAG CTCAAGGGAATAACGGGATACAACGCTACATTCCAGATGAATCAATTGACACCAAAGTCAGTCAGCAGAACCAAGCCAACCAAGAAACGGATGAGGCTCGTGAGGAAGACATGGAAATAGGATATGACGAAAGCCCACCAACGCCAACTTACGAGGGTCTTGAACAGAGATTTATTGACGAGATCATGAAACTAGTTCAGGACCGAAGTGATAAAGAGGATGCAGAATTTGCAAGGCACAATGAG AGAATAGTTGAGATAAACACGGAGTTCCAGGAAAAGTTATCTTCCCTGAGAGCTCTTCAAGAAACTCGGAGAGAAGAGTTTCTTCGTAAGGAAGCACAGGCAAGATTGAATCAGGATCAGCATGTTAAAAGGAACCGCTACCCCGCCATAAAGGTGGAAGATGCTAATGGATATTTAAGTCCTTCAACTACATTCATTGCTAGAGAAGCAACTAGCAGTAGTAGGTTTCATGGTCTTACCGAGTATAATAAATATGTTGGAGATCCAAAAGAGTGTTTAACAACAACTTCAAATGGGATGCAAACAACTCAAAGGAATGAGACAAGGGTTCCATTGCCCCCTGGTCGTGTTTACAAGAACAGTTCTGTAAATAACtag